Proteins encoded within one genomic window of Rhinolophus sinicus isolate RSC01 linkage group LG05, ASM3656204v1, whole genome shotgun sequence:
- the ADGRF5 gene encoding adhesion G protein-coupled receptor F5 isoform X1, with the protein MKSPGRTTLCFVVVVIYSSQVTLNLNLESIVHPWILHEHELAGEEPLRQKRAVATSGPAAKEYTVDIEISFENASFLEPLKAYLNSLSFPIQGNDTDQATSILSIGVTTVCRPTGNEIWCSCETGYRWPQEQCLHNLTCQEHGSSPAGHHCNCLKGLPPKGPYCQLKRAVTLRMSVRLNVGFQEDLRNSSSALYRSYKTDLETAFRKGYSILPGFQLVTVTGFRPGSVVVSYEVRTTTPSPELMHKANEHVSQKLNQTYKMDDSSFQAVTSNETKFSIIPEIIFEGDTVTLTCENEVLSSNVSWHHVARRFDIQNSSRFSIYTFVLNNMTSVSRLMIYNITQGDAGDYICKLTLDIFEYESRKRVNVTPIRILANEDMKVLCDNSPVSLNCCSEINVNWSKIEWKQEGKIYVPGNSETDSDSSCSRYTLTADGTQCLSGSAGTTVVYSCEFISAHGARGSKNIEVTFTSVGDNSSHKGEVHEFLRHVMEMSTVQSTTGNSLETSKAQEQQANLTITQDPISVSEGQNFSIKCISDVRNYDEVYWNTSAGIKIHQRFYTTRKYEHGAESVLTVKTSTREWNGTYHCIFRYKKSYSIATKDVTIHPLPLEPNIMVDPLEVTILCKGSHYFKCCVEEDEDYKVTFQVNSLSFPAEKEVNGKQVCYQFNFKANSIPWCPKTVDVFCHFTNAANNSVRSPSMKLNLVPGENITCHDPLIGVGEPGQVIQKLCQFSDRSSPGGPIGGVMTYTCVGSEWKVKRNDCISAPINSLLRLAEALIKSPFQDKKLPTYLQDLSSSTDQMAHEVSSSPGSLGAVVNILDLLSMVPTKVNLEMMMHVLSTVNVIVDKPILSTWKVLKQQQTNHSSKLLDSVERFSRALRSENSASLSISQTNVQMKSMVIEPGPCKPYKQSFLFPDPDLWGNVAIDKYQLEHLQANSPIIVTVAFPTLQSILAHDVQGNNFANSLVMTTTVSQKITMPFRISMTFKNNNSFGGKPQCVFWNFTLANYTGGWDSSGCHAKVEGASIFCSCDHLTSFSILMSPDSPDPDSLLKILLDIISYIGLCFSILSLATCLVVEAMVWKSVTKNRTSYMRHICIVNIAASLLVADIWFIVASTIRDNYYLLNETACVAATFFIHFFYLSVFFWMLTLGLMLFYRLVFILHDASKSTQKAIAFSLGYGCPLVISVITVAATQPQEVYIRKNACWLNWDDTKALLAFVIPALMIVVVNVTITVVVITKILRPSVGDKPNKQEKSSLFQITKSIGVLTPLLGLTWGFGLATVFQGSNAVFHIAFTLLNAFQGLFILLFGCLWDQKVQEALLKKFSLSRWSSQHSKSTSLGSSTPVFSMSSPISRRFNNLFGKTGTYNVSTPETTSSSVENTSSAYSLLN; encoded by the exons TTGCCACGAGTGGTCCTGCAGCTAAAGAGTACACTGTTGATATTGAGATCAGTTTTGAAAACGCCTCCTTCCTGGAGCCTCTCAAAGCTTACTTGAACAGCCTCAGCTTTCCAATTCAAGGCAATGACACTGATCAAGCTACCAGCATTTTGAGTATAGGAGTGACAACAG TTTGCAGACCTACTGGAAATGAAATCTGGTGCTCCTGTGAGACAGGCTATAGGTGGCCTCAGGAACAGTGCCTCCACAATCTCACTTGTCAAGAGCATGGCAGCTCCCCTGCAGGCCATCACTGTAATTGCCTTAAAGGATTGCCTCCCAAGGGACCTTATTGCCAGCTCAAGAGAG CTGTTACCCTGAGAATGTCAGTCAGACTCAATGTGGGCTTTCAAGAAGACCTCAGGAACTCTTCCTCTGCCCTCTATAGGTCCTACAAGACTGATTTGGAAACAGCG TTCCGGAAAGGTTACAGCATTTTACCAGGCTTCCAATTGGTGACTGTGACAGGGTTCAG GCCCGGAAGTGTGGTTGTGAGCTATGAAGTCAGGACCACCACACCATCACCTGAGTTAATGCATAAAGCGAATGAGCACGTGTCCCAGAAACTCAATCAGACCTACAAAATGGACGACAGTTCCTTTCAGGCAGTTACTAGTA ATGAAACGAAATTCTCTATCATACCAGAGATCATCTTTGAAGGGGATACGGTAACGCTGACGTGTGAAAATGAAGTTTTGTCCTCCAACGTGTCCTGGCACCACGTCGCAAGACGCTTTGACATCCAGAACAGCAGCAGGTTCTCCATTTACACCTTCGTGCTCAACAACATGACCTCAGTGTCACGCCTCATGATTTATAACATCACCCAGGGTGATGCAG GTGACTATATTTGCAAACTGACATTAGATATTTTTGAATAtgagtccagaaaaagagttaatgtTACACCCATCCGAATTTTGGCAAATGAAGACATGAAGGTGTTGTGTGACAACAGTCCTGTATCTTTGAACTGCTGCAGCGAGATTAATGTTAATTGGAGTAAAATAGAATGGAAGCAGGAGGGCAAAATATATGTCCCAG GAAACTCTGAAACAGACTCCGATTCCAGCTGCAGCAGATACACCCTCACAGCTGACGGAACTCAATGTCTAAGTGGGTCAGCAGGAACAACAGTAGTCTACAGTTGTGAGTTCATCAGTGCCCATGGAGCCCGGGGCAGTAAGAACATAGAGGTCACATTCACATCTGTGG GAGATAATTCCAGCCACAAAGGGGAAGTGCACGAGTTCCTAAGGCATGTGATGGAAATGAGTACAGTTCAGAGCACCACCGGAAACAGCCTAGAAACAAGTAAAGCCCAGGAACAGCAAG CCAACCTAACAATAACCCAGGACCCAATTTCTGTTTCTGAGGGACAAAACTTTTCTATAAAGTGCATCAGTGATGTGAGAAACTATGATGAGGTGTATTGGAACACTTCTGCTGGAATTAAAATACACCAAAGGTTTTATACCACGAGGAAGTATGAACATGGAGCAGAGTCAGTGCTGACAGTGAAGACCTCGACGAGGGAATGGAACG GAACCTATCATTGCATATTTCGATATAAGAAGTCATACAGTATCGCGACCAAAGATGTCACTATTCACCCACTGCCTCTAGAGCCAAACATCATGGTTGATCCGTTGGAAGTCACAATTCTTTGCAAAGGTTCCCATTACTTCAAGTGCTGCGTGGAGGAGGATGAAGACTACAAAGTAACTTTCCAAGTGAACTCTTTGTCCTTTCCTGCTG AGAAAGAAGTTAATGGAAAACAAGTGTGCTACCAATTCAATTTCAAGGCAAATTCCATTCCCTGGTGTCCAAAAACTGTTGACGTGTTTTGTCACTTTACCAATGCTGCTAATAATTCAGTCCGGAGTCCGTCTATGAAGCTtaatttggttcctg GAGAGAACATCACGTGCCATGATCCCTTAATCGGTGTGGGGGAGCCTGGGCAAGTCATCCAGAAGCTATGCCAGTTCTCAGACCGCAGCAGCCCTGGAGGGCCCATTGGCGGGGTCATGACTTACACATGTGTGGGCTCCGAGTGGAAGGTGAAGCGAAATGACTGCATCTCTGCCCCAATTAATAGTCTGCTCCGGCTGGCCGAG GCTTTGATCAAGAGCCCCTTTCAGGACAAGAAGCTGCCTACATACCTACAGGATCTTTCTAGTAGCACAGACCAGATGGCACACGAAGTCAGCTCATCTCCTGGGAGCCTGGGGGCCGTTGTTAACATCCTTGATTTACTCTCAATGGTTCCAACCAAAGTGAATTTAGAAATGATGATG CATGTTCTCTCCACGGTTAATGTCATCGTTGATAAGCCCATCTTGAGTACCTGGAAGGTGTTAAAACAGCAGCAAACCAATCACAGCTCAAAGCTACTGGATTCAGTGGAAAGATTTTCCCGAGCATTACGGTCAGAAAACAGCGCTAGTTTGTCCATCTCTCAGACTAATGTGCAAATGAAGAGCATGGTAATAGAACCTGGCCCCTGCAAACCCTACAAACAGAGCTTCCTTTTCCCAGACCCTGACCTCTGGGGCAATGTGGCCATTGACAAGTATCAGCTGGAACACTTGCAAGCAAATTCACCTATTATTGTCACCGTGGCGTTCCCAACTCTCCAATCCATCCTCGCCCATGACGTTCAGGGAAATAATTTTGCCAACAGCTTAGTGATGACAACCACTGTCAGTCAAAAAATAACCATGCCATTCAGGATTTCAATGACTTTTAAGAACAACAACTCCTTCGGTGGGAAACCACAATGTGTCTTCTGGAACTTCACCCTTGCCAACTACACAGGGGGGTGGGATAGTAGTGGGTGCCATGCTAAAGTTGAGGGGGCCAGTATCTTCTGTAGCTGTGACCACCTAACGTCATTCTCCATCCTCATGTCCCCTGATTCGCCAGACCCTGATTCTCTCCTGAAAATTCTATTGGATATCATTTCCTACATTGGGTTGTGCTTTTCCATCTTGAGCTTAGCGACCTGTCTAGTTGTGGAAGCTATGGTGTGGAAGTCAGTGACCAAGAATCGGACTTCCTACATGCGTCACATCTGCATTGTGAACATTGCTGCCTCCCTGCTGGTTGCAGACATCTGGTTCATTGTGGCCTCCACCATCCGCGACAATTACTACCTACTCAATGAGACAGCCTGTGTGGCTGCCACCTTCTTCATCCACTTCTTCTACCTCAGTGTCTTTTTCTGGATGCTCACTCTGGGCCTCATGCTCTTCTATCGCCTGGTTTTTATCCTGCACGATGCAAGCAAGTCCACTCAGAAGGCCATTGCATTTTCTCTTGGCTATGGCTGTCCTCTTGTCATCTCAGTCATCACGGTGGCAGCCACCCAGCCCCAGGAAGTCTACATAAGGAAGAATGCCTGTTGGCTCAACTGGGATGACACCAAAGCTCTGCTGGCCTTCGTCATCCCAGCACTGATGATCGTGGTGGTGAACGTGACCATCACCGTGGTGGTCATCACCAAGATCCTGAGACCTTCCGTTGGAGACAAGCCCAACAAGCAGGAGAAGAGTAGCCTGTTTCAGATCACCAAGAGCATTGGGGTCCTCACACCGCTCTTGGGGCTCACCTGGGGTTTTGGTCTTGCCACTGTGTTCCAGGGAAGCAATGCTGTGTTCCACATTGCATTTACTCTCCTCAATGCCTTCCAG ggattattcattttacTCTTTGGATGCCTCTGGGACCAGAAG gTACAGGAGGCTTTGCTGAAAAAATTTTCACTGTCGAGATGGTCTTCACAGCACTCAAAG tcaACATCTCTAGGTTCATCTACACCTGTATTTTCTATGAGTTCTCCCATCTCAAGACGATTTAACAATTTGTTTGGTAAAACAG GAACATACAATGTTTCCACCCCAGAAACAACCAGTTCATCCGTGGAAAACACATCCAGTGCTTATTCGTTGCTCAATTAA
- the ADGRF5 gene encoding adhesion G protein-coupled receptor F5 isoform X3 gives MKSPGRTTLCFVVVVIYSSQVTLNLNLESIVHPWILHEHELAGEEPLRQKRAVATSGPAAKEYTVDIEISFENASFLEPLKAYLNSLSFPIQGNDTDQATSILSIGVTTVCRPTGNEIWCSCETGYRWPQEQCLHNLTCQEHGSSPAGHHCNCLKGLPPKGPYCQLKRAVTLRMSVRLNVGFQEDLRNSSSALYRSYKTDLETAFRKGYSILPGFQLVTVTGFRPGSVVVSYEVRTTTPSPELMHKANEHVSQKLNQTYKMDDSSFQAVTSNETKFSIIPEIIFEGDTVTLTCENEVLSSNVSWHHVARRFDIQNSSRFSIYTFVLNNMTSVSRLMIYNITQGDAGDYICKLTLDIFEYESRKRVNVTPIRILANEDMKVLCDNSPVSLNCCSEINVNWSKIEWKQEGKIYVPGNSETDSDSSCSRYTLTADGTQCLSGSAGTTVVYSCEFISAHGARGSKNIEVTFTSVANLTITQDPISVSEGQNFSIKCISDVRNYDEVYWNTSAGIKIHQRFYTTRKYEHGAESVLTVKTSTREWNGTYHCIFRYKKSYSIATKDVTIHPLPLEPNIMVDPLEVTILCKGSHYFKCCVEEDEDYKVTFQVNSLSFPAEKEVNGKQVCYQFNFKANSIPWCPKTVDVFCHFTNAANNSVRSPSMKLNLVPGENITCHDPLIGVGEPGQVIQKLCQFSDRSSPGGPIGGVMTYTCVGSEWKVKRNDCISAPINSLLRLAEALIKSPFQDKKLPTYLQDLSSSTDQMAHEVSSSPGSLGAVVNILDLLSMVPTKVNLEMMMHVLSTVNVIVDKPILSTWKVLKQQQTNHSSKLLDSVERFSRALRSENSASLSISQTNVQMKSMVIEPGPCKPYKQSFLFPDPDLWGNVAIDKYQLEHLQANSPIIVTVAFPTLQSILAHDVQGNNFANSLVMTTTVSQKITMPFRISMTFKNNNSFGGKPQCVFWNFTLANYTGGWDSSGCHAKVEGASIFCSCDHLTSFSILMSPDSPDPDSLLKILLDIISYIGLCFSILSLATCLVVEAMVWKSVTKNRTSYMRHICIVNIAASLLVADIWFIVASTIRDNYYLLNETACVAATFFIHFFYLSVFFWMLTLGLMLFYRLVFILHDASKSTQKAIAFSLGYGCPLVISVITVAATQPQEVYIRKNACWLNWDDTKALLAFVIPALMIVVVNVTITVVVITKILRPSVGDKPNKQEKSSLFQITKSIGVLTPLLGLTWGFGLATVFQGSNAVFHIAFTLLNAFQGLFILLFGCLWDQKVQEALLKKFSLSRWSSQHSKSTSLGSSTPVFSMSSPISRRFNNLFGKTGTYNVSTPETTSSSVENTSSAYSLLN, from the exons TTGCCACGAGTGGTCCTGCAGCTAAAGAGTACACTGTTGATATTGAGATCAGTTTTGAAAACGCCTCCTTCCTGGAGCCTCTCAAAGCTTACTTGAACAGCCTCAGCTTTCCAATTCAAGGCAATGACACTGATCAAGCTACCAGCATTTTGAGTATAGGAGTGACAACAG TTTGCAGACCTACTGGAAATGAAATCTGGTGCTCCTGTGAGACAGGCTATAGGTGGCCTCAGGAACAGTGCCTCCACAATCTCACTTGTCAAGAGCATGGCAGCTCCCCTGCAGGCCATCACTGTAATTGCCTTAAAGGATTGCCTCCCAAGGGACCTTATTGCCAGCTCAAGAGAG CTGTTACCCTGAGAATGTCAGTCAGACTCAATGTGGGCTTTCAAGAAGACCTCAGGAACTCTTCCTCTGCCCTCTATAGGTCCTACAAGACTGATTTGGAAACAGCG TTCCGGAAAGGTTACAGCATTTTACCAGGCTTCCAATTGGTGACTGTGACAGGGTTCAG GCCCGGAAGTGTGGTTGTGAGCTATGAAGTCAGGACCACCACACCATCACCTGAGTTAATGCATAAAGCGAATGAGCACGTGTCCCAGAAACTCAATCAGACCTACAAAATGGACGACAGTTCCTTTCAGGCAGTTACTAGTA ATGAAACGAAATTCTCTATCATACCAGAGATCATCTTTGAAGGGGATACGGTAACGCTGACGTGTGAAAATGAAGTTTTGTCCTCCAACGTGTCCTGGCACCACGTCGCAAGACGCTTTGACATCCAGAACAGCAGCAGGTTCTCCATTTACACCTTCGTGCTCAACAACATGACCTCAGTGTCACGCCTCATGATTTATAACATCACCCAGGGTGATGCAG GTGACTATATTTGCAAACTGACATTAGATATTTTTGAATAtgagtccagaaaaagagttaatgtTACACCCATCCGAATTTTGGCAAATGAAGACATGAAGGTGTTGTGTGACAACAGTCCTGTATCTTTGAACTGCTGCAGCGAGATTAATGTTAATTGGAGTAAAATAGAATGGAAGCAGGAGGGCAAAATATATGTCCCAG GAAACTCTGAAACAGACTCCGATTCCAGCTGCAGCAGATACACCCTCACAGCTGACGGAACTCAATGTCTAAGTGGGTCAGCAGGAACAACAGTAGTCTACAGTTGTGAGTTCATCAGTGCCCATGGAGCCCGGGGCAGTAAGAACATAGAGGTCACATTCACATCTGTGG CCAACCTAACAATAACCCAGGACCCAATTTCTGTTTCTGAGGGACAAAACTTTTCTATAAAGTGCATCAGTGATGTGAGAAACTATGATGAGGTGTATTGGAACACTTCTGCTGGAATTAAAATACACCAAAGGTTTTATACCACGAGGAAGTATGAACATGGAGCAGAGTCAGTGCTGACAGTGAAGACCTCGACGAGGGAATGGAACG GAACCTATCATTGCATATTTCGATATAAGAAGTCATACAGTATCGCGACCAAAGATGTCACTATTCACCCACTGCCTCTAGAGCCAAACATCATGGTTGATCCGTTGGAAGTCACAATTCTTTGCAAAGGTTCCCATTACTTCAAGTGCTGCGTGGAGGAGGATGAAGACTACAAAGTAACTTTCCAAGTGAACTCTTTGTCCTTTCCTGCTG AGAAAGAAGTTAATGGAAAACAAGTGTGCTACCAATTCAATTTCAAGGCAAATTCCATTCCCTGGTGTCCAAAAACTGTTGACGTGTTTTGTCACTTTACCAATGCTGCTAATAATTCAGTCCGGAGTCCGTCTATGAAGCTtaatttggttcctg GAGAGAACATCACGTGCCATGATCCCTTAATCGGTGTGGGGGAGCCTGGGCAAGTCATCCAGAAGCTATGCCAGTTCTCAGACCGCAGCAGCCCTGGAGGGCCCATTGGCGGGGTCATGACTTACACATGTGTGGGCTCCGAGTGGAAGGTGAAGCGAAATGACTGCATCTCTGCCCCAATTAATAGTCTGCTCCGGCTGGCCGAG GCTTTGATCAAGAGCCCCTTTCAGGACAAGAAGCTGCCTACATACCTACAGGATCTTTCTAGTAGCACAGACCAGATGGCACACGAAGTCAGCTCATCTCCTGGGAGCCTGGGGGCCGTTGTTAACATCCTTGATTTACTCTCAATGGTTCCAACCAAAGTGAATTTAGAAATGATGATG CATGTTCTCTCCACGGTTAATGTCATCGTTGATAAGCCCATCTTGAGTACCTGGAAGGTGTTAAAACAGCAGCAAACCAATCACAGCTCAAAGCTACTGGATTCAGTGGAAAGATTTTCCCGAGCATTACGGTCAGAAAACAGCGCTAGTTTGTCCATCTCTCAGACTAATGTGCAAATGAAGAGCATGGTAATAGAACCTGGCCCCTGCAAACCCTACAAACAGAGCTTCCTTTTCCCAGACCCTGACCTCTGGGGCAATGTGGCCATTGACAAGTATCAGCTGGAACACTTGCAAGCAAATTCACCTATTATTGTCACCGTGGCGTTCCCAACTCTCCAATCCATCCTCGCCCATGACGTTCAGGGAAATAATTTTGCCAACAGCTTAGTGATGACAACCACTGTCAGTCAAAAAATAACCATGCCATTCAGGATTTCAATGACTTTTAAGAACAACAACTCCTTCGGTGGGAAACCACAATGTGTCTTCTGGAACTTCACCCTTGCCAACTACACAGGGGGGTGGGATAGTAGTGGGTGCCATGCTAAAGTTGAGGGGGCCAGTATCTTCTGTAGCTGTGACCACCTAACGTCATTCTCCATCCTCATGTCCCCTGATTCGCCAGACCCTGATTCTCTCCTGAAAATTCTATTGGATATCATTTCCTACATTGGGTTGTGCTTTTCCATCTTGAGCTTAGCGACCTGTCTAGTTGTGGAAGCTATGGTGTGGAAGTCAGTGACCAAGAATCGGACTTCCTACATGCGTCACATCTGCATTGTGAACATTGCTGCCTCCCTGCTGGTTGCAGACATCTGGTTCATTGTGGCCTCCACCATCCGCGACAATTACTACCTACTCAATGAGACAGCCTGTGTGGCTGCCACCTTCTTCATCCACTTCTTCTACCTCAGTGTCTTTTTCTGGATGCTCACTCTGGGCCTCATGCTCTTCTATCGCCTGGTTTTTATCCTGCACGATGCAAGCAAGTCCACTCAGAAGGCCATTGCATTTTCTCTTGGCTATGGCTGTCCTCTTGTCATCTCAGTCATCACGGTGGCAGCCACCCAGCCCCAGGAAGTCTACATAAGGAAGAATGCCTGTTGGCTCAACTGGGATGACACCAAAGCTCTGCTGGCCTTCGTCATCCCAGCACTGATGATCGTGGTGGTGAACGTGACCATCACCGTGGTGGTCATCACCAAGATCCTGAGACCTTCCGTTGGAGACAAGCCCAACAAGCAGGAGAAGAGTAGCCTGTTTCAGATCACCAAGAGCATTGGGGTCCTCACACCGCTCTTGGGGCTCACCTGGGGTTTTGGTCTTGCCACTGTGTTCCAGGGAAGCAATGCTGTGTTCCACATTGCATTTACTCTCCTCAATGCCTTCCAG ggattattcattttacTCTTTGGATGCCTCTGGGACCAGAAG gTACAGGAGGCTTTGCTGAAAAAATTTTCACTGTCGAGATGGTCTTCACAGCACTCAAAG tcaACATCTCTAGGTTCATCTACACCTGTATTTTCTATGAGTTCTCCCATCTCAAGACGATTTAACAATTTGTTTGGTAAAACAG GAACATACAATGTTTCCACCCCAGAAACAACCAGTTCATCCGTGGAAAACACATCCAGTGCTTATTCGTTGCTCAATTAA